The Pempheris klunzingeri isolate RE-2024b chromosome 15, fPemKlu1.hap1, whole genome shotgun sequence genome contains the following window.
ATAATGATACGTCTATTACGATTCACTGAGTAACATGACCTGAACTGAACCAGCAGAGAACAGTCCTCCACATAAGCTCGTGATCACATTACTGTGTAATGCTATCTCTGCCGTCAGAAATGTGCTTCTTCTGTTTTAAAACTTGTTATCAGAAGCGGAAACAGAATGCAAATGCTCTTGTAAACATTAGGAAAAGTGGAAAAGTAAAGCGTGCTGCACATTCTGCTTTATCTCAGTATTCTAGTAAAGACTAGAACCATTTAAATCAAGCATCCACTGATGGGAGTTACATACATATTACATATTAAACATGTGAATGCTGTGAGTGTCACTCTGAAGGTCAATCGGTCCAccattttggtccagactgaaatatctcagcaactgttGGATTAATTAccaatgactttggtgacccctgatATTTGGAATGGAAcaatggattgccatgaaattttgtacagatgttCATGGTCCCTCTGATGCTTTCTGTAGCACCACTAAGAGGTCCAAAGTTTTCATGTAAGCTGAGAAATATCTGAATATCTGCTGGATGGATTCCCAAAAAAATCATGGTTCCAGGATGATTTATCCTACAGGTTTAGGTGTTCCTCTGACCCCcgtagcgccaccatgaggttgacaatcatcattttcagtgaaatgtctcaagAGTTACTGaaaatttggtgcagacattcatgttcccctcaggatgaatcgTAATAACCGTGGTGATCCCATAACATTTCTCCATCACATCATCATGAGGTGTTGAGCAACACGTTTCCGATGAAATACCCGCAAAACTAATGATGCTGCTCCACTGCctctgctgtactttgtgtttagtgcttcttACCCGATGTTAGCGTGCTCGCACACGTGTCTACAATGGAGAACATGGGGACTTCATGGATGCTAAACATCCGTGAGCATGTTCACATGcgagtgtgagtgtgcttgGAGCCAAATTCATGTCACACTTGTAAGTAGCATTCAGGCCAGCATCCAGGATGTGATTACCACTGGGAAACTACAGCGCAGAAAATCACTCACATGGGCACCTCACATCAGCTGAACTGCGTTATTCAACCCATATTTATTGGATACAGTTTATATAGTCAATATACAGAATTTTTAACCTTGACTCAGCTATTTTTGTAATCATAAGACTTCCTGCGGTGTATAATATAGTGAAATCTTGTTATGAAGTCTTTCCCATGTATCTCATATGATATGAACACAGCAAAAGCCTCACAGAACCGATGGTTTATTCATGTTCACATGAGCAGTGGTGATATTCCAAGACTTTTGGTTTTCTGTATTCACTGACTGATCTATGAACATGCAGAAATCCAAATCacagcttttgtgttttaagagtCAGtgatcaccttcatcatctgagGCTGTCGTATGAGGCTTTTTGATAAATCAGTGcttgtttattcttttttgcCACAAATGAATGAGGAACGCTGCAGATATGCAAATGGCAGGATGACAAGCTTTTCCATTATAGCAAATTTGTTTTTGGCTATTTGTTTGTGGTCGGGATCTCTCCTGGTGCTTCCTGACCATTGCTCATTAATTCTCCCTGACCATAGCTCATTCAATCTTATTCTGAATTTGACGTGTAGTCCTCTACCACAGCAGGACATTATGCTCCCGCAGGATTTTACTGAGAGATGGACAAATCAAGTATTCAGTAGTCTGACGTGTGCTAGGTTAAATAGCCGTATTTCTTTTGCTTGGTCTTCAGTGAAATAAACCATCTGTCATCCCCATATTGTCACATTCACGTTAATGGCGATCACTGTTTTCAGACAACAGTTGTGGTGAGCTTGAATCACAGCCACGCTTTCTTCTCCTTGAGGTGCGACGGTCATGGAAGGGAGGCCTGTCTCTCCCAACAACAACACTTTGCATACAGATTTCCATATATTCCACTGATGTTGGGTGGGGGTCATTTAGATTTGTTCAGTCACTTGACTCCCTCATTCCAAAAGAATCACAACCCCATCTTCAGTCTGGCAGGATCTTATCTCTGTCTCCCTTCGTAGAGGACAAGGAGATGGCGATAAAGTGAGTTACTGCATATTTGATTATTGGGCCTTTACCATTTTCAGCAGGCAACAGCTTACAGCAGCCATGTGGAAAATACcgaggaggttttcactcactGTAAGTCTCACTTTGCATTGTGCCTTTATTTGTAGTGATTGGAGGTTGCTGTCAGCTGGATGTGATTGAGTCTTAAAACATACCACATACCATGAATGATTCATAATTTGGCCTGCCAGTGTGGTTTGCAGGTGGCATGTGCTGCGGAGTTCACAGATAACTGGGCTAGTGATAGATCTTGATGCTCTTTTCAAGGGTAGATTGTGTTGCTTTCCCAAGGATCCACTGGAGGACATTGAGACTTGGAGTGAGTCTGTGGACAAAGTCCTCAGTTGTAAAGGTGAGAGTCTCTTCTGATTGTCTATATATTCAATTGTATATATATACGCTTCTTACCTGCATGCTGCCATCTGTGTTTCCCAGCCGGACAGATAGCTTTCCGGGAGTTCCTGAAGTCAGAGTATAGTGAGGAGAACATCCTGTTTTGGATCGCCTGTGAGGAGTACAAAAAAATCAAGACGGTGCCAGAGATGATCTCCTCTGCCAACAGGATCTACACAGAGTTTGTCCAAACAGAAGCACCCAAACAGGTAAATGACTGAAAAGGGCTTTTTCGGgggttcaaactgcaaaaatgCACCAAGATGGTAATTTATTGATATAGATAGTGGACCCTCAGTGATATGGTGACTGCTATACATCTGTGTATTAGTTTGTTTTATGGTGGCAAAACTACAGAACTGTACTTTAAGTGCACACAagttgtcccccccccccaggacaCAACagtgaatgatgatgaaaagaGTTGCCGTAAAACGCCTTCGGGCAATGTTGTTTGATTCTAGATCAACATAGACTGTGGTACCAGAGAAAACATAACAAAGAACATCTCCCAGCCAACCCTGACTTCGTTTGATACGGCACAGAAGCTCATCTACAGTCTGATGGCCAGGGATTGCTACCCACGGTTCTTAAAATCTGACATCTATCAGGGACTCCTGAGGAGGACCGATTCAAGGTGACTGTTTTAAAACTGAGAACCTCTGAGACGGAGGCTCGCGAAATCTTCTCTCCAGCTCTTTGATTTCAGTGTGGATAATgggttcatgttcatgttcaagtAGCAGGGCTAGCTTTTCCTCAACCTGTGTGATACAGTAGACAGTTACAGCTCAACAGATCTCTTTAATTATGTTAAGGTAAAAAGAGATTGTGCACATAATTCTTCCATGATTAtctattttctctcctccaccccaTGAggtttatattttaaaaagtcccTGTATTGTAAAGTATTATCAACACTTTATCTAATTGATTATGCAAATCAGTCATTCTAATATGCTCTGAGAAATTCAACTttaacatgcaaataaatagtataatataaatatgtgaGTGGATTGTTGAACATCAGTCTCGGTTTTGTGTTCtatcaaatgttttcttgtctatttattttctcatatttatttcatcattggAATTGTTGAAAAGCTCAAAAGCAAAAACTAAATCCACTCAGCTGAATGACATTTGGGTGTGGTCTATTTGAATGTGATGCAAATTGCCTTTGTTGATGTCTGTTTATTGCAATATGGTCactggtgaaaaaaaaacaccagatgGCAACAGAGTCCTTCAGGCAACATCGTTCAGCGAACGAGAGGACACAAGTAACCAAGAAGAAAAACGAAAAGGCAACTTtacacttcctctctctttgcttcGAGTGTTTCTGCAACATCTCATCTGCAGTTAGAATAAATTTGTACATCAAGTACAACGTGAAAAGGAAGAGTGTGAATCAACTCTGTCTGGGGTTAATGTTGCCTGAAATACCAGACACACGGGGGGCAGGCGGGGGCGCAACTTTCTGTGGCTGTGCAGTAGGTTTCATGTTGCCAAACGGGTTCACTCATCGTGaacaagagagaagaggagaggagaggattcaAATCACAATTTTGAATCTGTTGTGATGTAGAAATCATCTCTAACGAAGCTCGTTGTCCTTTAAATTATGTAAATCTCCCTTCAATATGGAAGATGAATGGAGGCTTTGTTGTGCAGAGTTATTAACTATTGTATCAGTTAGTTTTTTTAGTGTAATTTTGAGTAAGGATGTGATgaattttacatatatatatattatatatatcatatttcaCATATAATCGTGTATGGAAAAAGTATGCAAATTCAAAAGAGCACGACAAAACAGGGTTCCCGAGCAGCCAACATGTAGACATGATGTTCAGATCCACAAAGGAGCGTAAACTGAGGATTTAAAGAGAATTGCAGGATTCAAATTAAACAAGCACTAAACATAAAATGCTTCAGTCACATTGTTCCCTTTTATATGTGTGACCTTAATGTACTGG
Protein-coding sequences here:
- the LOC139214351 gene encoding regulator of G-protein signaling 21-like, with the translated sequence MWKIPRRFSLTGRLCCFPKDPLEDIETWSESVDKVLSCKAGQIAFREFLKSEYSEENILFWIACEEYKKIKTVPEMISSANRIYTEFVQTEAPKQINIDCGTRENITKNISQPTLTSFDTAQKLIYSLMARDCYPRFLKSDIYQGLLRRTDSR